The bacterium genome contains a region encoding:
- the rpiB gene encoding ribose 5-phosphate isomerase B — protein sequence MEPVAIASDHAGFSMKRVLCEHLTKSGYEVMDLGADSSAEVDYPEYAEKLCKAIVQGEVKRGILLCGIGVCMSIAANKFKGIYAALCTNEFMARMSRAHIDSNVLCLGAGVISDEVAKAIVDVWLTTDFEGGKYSRRLDRIKKIENSLI from the coding sequence ATGGAACCAGTGGCGATTGCGTCCGATCACGCCGGATTCAGTATGAAGCGTGTGTTGTGCGAACATCTGACGAAATCGGGTTATGAGGTTATGGACCTCGGCGCGGATAGCAGCGCTGAGGTGGACTATCCCGAATATGCTGAGAAGCTCTGCAAAGCGATTGTCCAGGGCGAGGTCAAACGGGGCATACTGCTCTGTGGCATAGGCGTATGTATGTCAATTGCAGCCAACAAGTTCAAGGGGATATATGCCGCGCTTTGCACGAACGAGTTCATGGCCCGAATGTCCAGGGCGCACATCGATTCAAACGTGTTGTGCCTCGGCGCCGGTGTCATAAGCGATGAGGTAGCAAAGGCCATAGTGGATGTGTGGCTGACGACCGACTTCGAGGGCGGCAAGTACAGCCGCCGTCTGGATAGAATCAAGAAGATTGAGAACAGCCTTATCTAA